CTCGTCGGTCATCGCCGCGTACCGCAGATGCGGTGAGGTGCTGCTGCTGTCGAAGACCTCGCAGATCAGGGTGCGGTCGTACAGCATGCGCACGTGGATGGGGTCGCCGCCGTAGCGGATGGCGTTGGTGACGAGCTCGCTCAGGATGAGCTCCGTGGTGAACGCGAGCTCGTCCAGGTCCCAGCGGGCGAGCTGCCGGGACACCGCCGCCCGGACGTCCGAGACGGCCGCCGGGTCGGCCGGGACCTGCCACTCGGCGATCCGGTCGGCGGCGAGCGCCTGGGTGCGGGCCACGATCAGCGCGATGTCGTCGGTGGCGCGGGCCGGCGGCCGCGCGTCCAGTACGGCCCGGCAGGTGTCCTCGGGCGAGGGTCCCGCCTGCTCCAAGGCCGTGCGGAGCAGCTCGAGGCCCACGTCGATGTCGCGCTCGCGGTCCTCCACGAGCCCGTCCGTGTAGAGCACCAGGCGGCTGCCCTCGGCGAGTTCCAGGTCGGCCGTCTCGAACGGCAGGCCGCCGAGACCGAGCGGAGGACCGGCGGGCACGTCGGGGTACTCGACGCTGCCGTCGGGGTGGATGAGGGCGGGCGGCGGATGGCCGGCCCGGGCGATCGTGCACAGCCGGGAGACCGGGTCGTAGACGGCGTACAGACAGGTCGCGCCGGTGACGGGGGAGTCGCCGCTCTCCTCCGCCTCGTCCTGGTCGATCCGGGCGACCAACTCGTCGAGCAGCGCGAGCAGTTCGTCGGGCGGCAGGTCGAGTGCGGAGAAGTTGTGCACCGCCGTGCGCAGCCGTCCCATCGTGGCCGCGGCGTGCAGCCCGTGGCCCACGACGTCGCCGACCACGAGCGCGACCCGCGCGCCGGACAACGGCAGTACGTCGAACCAGTCGCCGCCCACCCCGGCCTGCGCGGGCAGGTACTTGTAGGCGATGTCCAGGGCGTCCTGCTCGGGCAGCCGGCGCGGCAGCAGACTGCGCTGGAGCGTCACCGCCATGGTGTGCTCGCGGGTGTAGCGGCGGGCGTTGTCGATGGAGACCGCGGCCCGGGTGACGAGCTCCTCGGCGAGGGCGACCTCGTCGGTGTCGAAGGGCTGGGGCTTGTCGGAGCGCCAGAAGCTGACGGTGCCCAGGACGAGATCGCCGACCCGCAAGGGAACGGCGATCAGCGAGTGGATGCCGTACTCGATGACCTGGGCGGAGCGCCCCCGGTCCTGCGCGTGCCACCCGGTGGCCTCGGCGAGACGCGGCTCCAGGACGGCCCGGCCGCTGCTGATGCCGCGGGCCTGGGGAGCGGAGTCCGTCAGGGGGATCCGCTCGCCGACCTTGAACAGCGGGGCGTCCTCACGGATCCCGCTGAGCGCGGTGCGGCGCAGGGTGGTCGCCGCCTCCGGCTGGCCGCCGCTGAGCACCGCGTCGAACAGGTCGACGGTGGCGAAGTCCGCGAACCGCGGCACGGACAGCTCGGCCAGTTCCTCGGCCGTGCGGGTGACGTCCAGGCTCGTCCCGATGCCCACCGTGGCGTCGTACAGCATGTCGAGGCGCTCGCGGGCCGCCTCGGCGCGCCCGGACAGGGCGCGCAACTCGGTCGAGTCGCGCAGGGTGGCGACGCTGCCCGGTGGGCCGCCCTGGATGTCGGTGGGCCGCTGGTTGACCGCCAGCAGCCGGTCCTTGACCCGGTGCACCTCGTCGGTGGCGACCCGCCCGGAGGCCAGCAGCCCGGCGGTGTCGGCGGGCAGGGAGAGGTCCAGGACGTGCCGGCCTTCTGCGTCGGCGGGCAGGTCGAGCAGCCGGTGGGCCTCGTCGTTGGCGAGCAGCAGCAGCCCCTCGCCGCCGACGATGAGCACGCCCTCCCGTACGGCGTGCAGGACCGCGTCGTGATGCTCGTACATGCGGGTCATCTCGTGCGGACCCAGACCGTGCGTCTGGCGCAGCAGCCGTCTGCTGACCAGCGCGGTGCCGCCGGTGGCGAGGGCGAGTCCCACGGCGGCGGCCATCAGGAGCAGCGGCAGCTGCTGGTTCGCGGTGCCGCCCACCTTCGCCGTGGTGATGCCGGCCGACACCAGGCCGACGACCTTCCCGTCGTCCGCCTTGACGGGGACGACGGCCTGCACGAGCGGTCCGATGGTTCCCGTGATGTCCTCGGTCACGACGCGCCCGGCCAGGGCGGGGGCGAAGTTCCCGACGAACTTCTTGCCGATGCGGTCCGGCTTGGGGTGTGTGTACCGGATGCCGTCGGTGTTCATGACGACGATGAAGTCCACGTCGGTCGCCAGGCGGGCCGCCTCGGCGCGCGGCTGGAGCACCGCCGACGGGTCGGGGGAGCTGAGGGCCTCCACGGTGCCCGGAGCGTTGGCGAAGGCCTCGGCCACGGCCACGGAACGGTTGCGGGCCTCCACCGTGCTGTCGTGCCGCACCTGGAGCACCAGCGCCACGACCGCGGCCACGACCAGCAGCAGGACGATCACGACCTGGAGGACGAACACCTCTCCGGCCACACTGCGTCCGCCGACCGCCGCTCGCAGGGCTCCCGGCCGCCGTCGAGTCCGGGCCCCGTCACGCTCGACCCGCGTGGGCGAACTGCCCCTGAGCGGGCCCTCGTGCTGGTCGCGAGCGGGGGCGGATGTCTGGGGCGGGCGGGGGCCGCCGGGGCGACGGGTCGGCCCGCCCCCGGAACGGCCCGGGAGTCGGACCATGTGCCCATGTCTACACTGCCGCGCCCCAGGAGGCGAGGGGCGTCACGCGGTGTGACAGAACAGCCACGGACCCTCCTCAGTGCGGCCCGGGCGGGGGCGCCGGGCGCCGGGTGGCGAGCAGCAACGCGATGTCGTCCGGGCGGTCCAGGGCGTGCCGGGCGGTCGCCGTGAGCCGGTCCGCCACGCCGGCCAGGAACCGCCCGCCCGGCCGGGCCGCCGGGGCGCCGGCCCTCGCGAGGGCCACCCGCAGGGCGGTGATCCCCTCGTCGATGTCGCTGCCGGGCCGTTCCACCAACCCGTCCGTGTAGAGCGCCAGGATCGCGCCGGGTTCCATCTGGAGCTCGGTCACCGGATAGGGGGCCTTCGGGGCCACGCCGAGGACGACGCCGCCGGGCAGGTCCAGGACCCGGGTGCGGCCGTCCGGGCTGCGCAGCAGGGGCGGCGGATGGCCGGCGCGGGCGGCCCTGGCCACCCCGGTGGCGGGGTCGAGCCGGATGTAGCAACAGCTGGCGAACAGGCCGGGATCGAGGTCGATGAGGAGATGGTTGGTGCTGCTCATGACCTCGTCCGGCGGCCGGTCGCCGAGCGCGAACGCCCTGACCGCGCTGCGCAGCTGGCCCATGGTGGCCGCCGCCTGCACGCCGTGCCCCTGGACGTCCCCGATGACGAGGGCCAGGCCGTCACCGGACTCGACGACGTCGTACCAGTCCCCGCCGACCTCCATCCCCGCGGTGCCCGGCAGATAGCGCCCGGTGGTCTCCAGCTGCGGGTGTGCCGCGAGGCGGCGGGGGAGGAGCGCCTGCTGCAGGCCCCGGGCGAGCGCGGCCTCCGACTCGTAGCGCTGTGCCTTCTCCATGGCGTGGGCGATGAGCCCGGCCAGCGCGGTGAGCACCGTGCGCTCCTCGGTGCTGAAGCTGCGCGGACGGTCGAAGCCGAGGATGCACGAGCCGACCGCGCGCCCGGAGGCGATCAGCGGCAGGAAGGCCCGGGCACCCTCGGTCGCGTCCAGGGGGATGCCGGGGTAGGTGGCCGTCAGCTGCTCCATCGAGTCGAAGAACAGCGGGCGGCCGGTGGTGAGGGTCTCCACACCGGGCAGGTGGGTGCCCAGGTCCACTCCGTCGAAGGGCGAGAGGAAACCCTTGGGGAAACCGGTCTCCCATTCCAGGTAGAGGTGCCGTTCCTGGAGGAGGTAGATCGCGAGCCGACGGCCGCCGAACGCGGGCAGCAGCTCCCGCATCACGACGGCTGACACCTGCCGGGCGGTGACCGCCTCGGTCAGGGCGATGGCCAGCGCGATCGGACGGTACAGGGGCGCGAGCGCGCTCATGCCCGTCTCGGACAGCTCGGCGGTCTCCTGCCCCTCGGGACTGTCCTTCACCCGGCTCGCGGGCCGGACCGTGCACGTCAGCCGGTCCGGACCGGGGTGCACGGACAGCGCGAGCCAGTCGCCTTCGTACGGCTGCTGGGCGGACTCGGCGTCGTGGGCCGACGGCGGTGGCCTGGTGTCCTGGGCGGGCAGCGGTGGCCCGGCGTCGTGAGCGGACAGCGGTGAGCCGGCGTCCCGAGCGGACAGCGGTGGCCCGGTGCTCTGAGCAGTCGGCCGTGTCTCGGACTCCTGCGCGGACGGGCGTACGAGATGGAAGTGGACCGGGTCCGGTGTGAGCAGCGCCGCCCGCAGGTGGTCCTCGAAGTCGGGGCGGCGCAGCCAGGGCACGGCCTCCCACAGGTCGCGGCCGACCAGCTCGGCGCGGGGACGGCCGAGGAGCCGGGCGGCGGGCGGATTCGCGTAGACGACCAGGCCCAGCCGGTCCACGCAGAACACGCCGTCGGGCAGCAGGTCGGCCGCCGAGTCCGCCGTGGGGCCGGGGCCCGGGGCCACGACGACGCCCCGGACCGCGGGTGCGGCGGGCGGCTCGTAGGCGTTCCACAGGTCGAGCAGGCGCAGCGCGCCGTCCTCGGCCCGCAGATAGAGGGGCAGAGCGGGAGGGCGGCCGGCGGCGGTGTCCCGCAGGCCGGCCAGGATGCGGTGCGCGTCGGTGGGGGCCACGGCCTCGGCGAACGCCTCGACGGTGCCGGGGAACTCACTGGGCGGCATGCCCAGGAGGGTGTGCAGGTCCTCGTCCAGTGTGATGTCGGCCGTCTCGGGGTCCCAGGCGAAACGTCCTGCGCGTCCCAAGGACGTGGAGGCGGTCGGCGGCCGCAGACAGACGGGCTCGCCGTCCCAGGCGACCTGGTCCGGGTACGCGTCCTCCAGGCCCCGCAGCGCCTCGCCCAGTTCCTGGGCGAGGCGCACCACGCGGTCGTGCTCGGACAGTACCTCGGCGGCGTCGGTGACGGCCGGGCGCAGCACGGTCAGCACACCGTAGGTCGTGGAACCGCCGACGACGGGCACATAGAGCGAGCCGAACTGGAACGGCAGTCCGGCGGCGAACTGCGGGTAGCGGCGCATGGTCTCGGTGGCGTTCGGCAGGACCACCTGGACACCGAGCCGGTAGGCGTCGGCGACGGGGAAGGGGCGGTCGGCATGCAGCCGCCACCAGGGGCGGAACAGCGGTCCGGGCAGCCCCGACAGGACGGCGAGCCGCAGTAGTCCGGGCGTGCGGGAGCGCAGATAGACCCCTCCGGCGTGGCCGTGGGCCGCACTGATCGCCTCCGTCGAAGCGTCGATCAGCAGCGCCGTCAGCCGCCCGGCCGTCGGGTGTGCGTCCTCGACGCTCCCAGTCATCGGCCCTACCTCGTCCGTACGCCGTCCCGTGGGCGACACAGCAAGAATGCGCCACAAGGACACCGGCCCGCACCCGGGCGGCCCATAGGTATATCTCGGTCGCCCTGCTGGACAACCGCCGGGCAGACACTTAGCTTAAATATCTAGATATGGAAAATCAGTACAATGGAGTCCCGGAACGGAGCGCCGATTGTGGAAGGCGTCGTTGACGGTGCGGACGAGCACCTCATCGGTGAGGCGGAGAAGATCGCTGTCGCCCTCGGGCGGATGTTCCCCGGGCTGTGCGAGGTGGTGCTGCACGATCTGCGGCATCCGCGGCACGCGATCCGGGCGATCGAGAACAACCTCTCCGGCCGTCAGGTCGGGGACTCCGTGACCGAGCTGGGGCTGGCGCGCATCGCCGATCCGGAATACCCGAGCGTCCTTCAGAACTATCCGAACCGGTTCCCCGACGGCCGCCCCGTGAAGAGCACGTCCATCGGTCTCAAGAACGCCGCGGGTGAGTACATCGCGGCCCTGTGCCTGAACCTGGACGTCTCCGTGCTGTCACCGGTCACGCTCACCCTGTCCAACCTGGTCGCCACGGACACCGAGCACCGCGAGCAGCCCCTGGAGACCCTGCGGGACCGCAACACGCGCGAACTGCGGCACACGGTGGAGGAGTGGGCCGCGGAGCGCGCCGCCACGCCCCGGTCGCTGAGCAGACACGACAAGAAGGCACTCGTACGGCAGCTGCACCAGGACGGGTACTTCGACTCGCGGGACGCCGCCCAGACCATCGCGGACCTGCTCGGCGTGTCCCGGGCGACCGTCTACAACTACAGCAAGTGAAGGACGCCCTCATGACCGCTGCCGAACCGAACACCGGCCCGCCACCGGTCGCGCACCCGCTGCTGCACATCACCGAGGAGCGGACCGCCGCACTCGTCGACGAGGACCTGGCCCTGGAAGCGGCACGCGCAGCCTTCGCCGCGACCGTGGGCGGCCCGGTCTTTCCCGCTCTGGCCGTGCATGGGTCCGATCCGCGCAACCGGTTCTCCCTCAAGCCGTCCGCGTCCGCGACGCACGCCGGCGTGAAGATCGGCACCTACTGGCCGGGCAACACCGACTACGGGCTGCCGCGCCACCACTCCACCCTGCTGCTGTTCGACCAGACGATCGGCAGGCTCGCGGCCGTCCTGGAGGTCGGCACCGCGAACGCCTACCGGACCGCCGCGGCCGACGCCCTCGCGGTCGACCTGCTGGCCCGCCGGGACACCACCATCCTGGCGCTCTTCGGCACCGGGCACCAGGCGGCCTACGAGGTGCGGGCCGTCAGCCGGGTCCGGGCCGTCAATGAGGTGCTGGCGGTGGGACGTACGGCCGCGCATGCCGAGCGGACGGTCGAGGCACTGACCGCACAAGGCCACGAAGCCCGTGCAGTGGACGCCGAAGAAGCCTGCGCGCGGGCAGATGTGATCATCACCGCCACCACCGCCGGGGCCGACACCCCGCCGCTGTTCGAAGCCTCGTGGGTCCGTCCCGGTACGCACCTGTCCTGCATGGGCGCGGACGCCCCGGGCAAGAGGGAACTCCCGCCCGAACTGTTCGCCCGCGCCCGCGTGTTCTGCGACCTGCCCGAACAGGCCCGCCGCCTGGGCGAGTGCCGGCACGCCCCCTCGGGCACGGTTCTCATCCCGCTCGGAGAGGTCCTCACCGGCCGGGCCGAAGGACGTACCGCCGACAGCGACATCACGGTCTTCGACAGTTCCGGGATCGGAGTGCAGGACCTGTATCTGGGCCTGGCCCTGCTAGAGAAGATGGACATCTCCCTATGAGCCCTATGAGCCCTATGAGCCCTATGAGTCCTGGGGGCCTCGTGCCGACCCCTGCGAACGCCACCGGGCGCACCCTGGCCGACCCCGACACTCCGTTCGCCGTCGTCGACGTCCACAAGGCCAGGCGCAACGTCGAACGGCTGGCGGCCAGGACCGAGCGGCTCGGTGTCACCCTGCGGCCCCACGTGAAGACGGCCAAGAGCCTCGACGTCGCCGCCCTCCTCCACGAAGGCGACAGGCCCTGCCCGGTCACCGTGTCCACCCTGGCGGAGGCGGAGGCGTTCGCCGACGGTGGTTACACCGACATCACGTACGCCGTGGGTATCGACCCCCACAAACTCCCGCGTGTCGTCGCCCTGTTGCGACGTGGTGTCACCCTGCGGGTCCTGCTGGACAGCGCGGAGCAGGCGGAGTTCGTCGCCGAGGCCTCGCGCCGGGCCGGACTTGTCGTTCCCGCCCAGATCGAGATCGACTGCGACGGTCATCGCGGCGGCCTCAGGTCCGATGCTCCGGGGCTCATCGACATCGGCCGCATCCTGCACGAAGCGGGCTGCCTGGACGGGGTGTTGACCCATGCCGGCGAGTCCTACTTCGCCTGCACGGTCGAGGAGCAGCGCCTGGCCGCGAGGAACGAACGCGACAGTGCCGTCGCCGCGGCCGAGCGGTTGCGCGCGGCGGGCCTGCCGGTGTCCACCGTCAGCGTCGGTTCGACCCCCACCGCCCATGCCGCCGAGGATCTCACCGGGGTCACCGAACTGCGGGCGGGCAACTACGTGTTCTTCGACCTGGTGATGGCCGGCCTCGGTGTCTGCCGCATCGAGGACCTCGCCCTGTCGGTCGTCGTCACCGTCATCGGTCACCGCCCCGAGTTCGGGTGGATCCTCACCGACGGCGGCTGGATGGCCATGTCCCGCGACCGCGGCACCGCCGCCCAGGCGCAGGACCAGGGTTACGGTCTGGTCGCCGACCTCGACGGAAACCTCGTCCCGGACCTGGTCATGACGGCCGCCAGCCAGGAACACGGCACCCTCACTGCCCGCGACGGCGCCCACCTGCCCGATCTGCCCATCGGCACCCGCCTGCGCATCCTGCCCAACCACGCCTGCGCCACCGCGGCCCAACACCACGGCTACCACGTCGTCGACGGTGCGCGGCCGACGGCGGGGGCGCCGGTCGTCCCGGCCTTCTGGAGCCGCGTCAGCGGGTGGTGATCAGCCGGCACGCCGCGATGCCGGAGCGCGCCTCGCGCCGTCGTCCCCGCCGTCTCCGTCAATTGCGGGGATTTCGCACACATGTGGGGGCGCCACGAGTCATGGCTGCTTGTGAGGGCGGCGGTTGGAGTCGGCGGGGTGGTGCGCCCGGCCGGCGGCCTCTCCGGCCTTTCGTCGAGCGTGCCCGCCATGACGACACGCCGAGGGGGTAACCGGTGTTCCTCCGACGCGCAGGCGTAAAGTGCCGCGTGGGAGGGGAATCACCCTTGTGCAGATTGAGGCTTCTGGTATTAGAGAGGCCGTTTAAGGGGTAACTACCACCACGCGCGGGTGTTCAATCGTGGTGATGATCATGATGTGATCAGAGGGCGCCTCGGGCTACGTTGCCGCTGTGATCACCTCTCAACTCCCCGTAGCGTCACCCTCGCTGACCGAGACCATCGCACTTCGGCATCTGCTCTTCGGTACGCAGGCCGAGATCCATGAGCCGTGGCGCCGCCTGTTCAGCTCCGACGTCTTCGCCTACCACGAGGGGCTGACGCATCAGGAGCGCACGGAACTGTCCTATCAACGCCTACGCGTGGTGAACGCGGCGGTCCCCGACGCACAGGCCCTGGCCCGTGACCCGGTCGCCCTGAGCGCCCTGCACGAATGGGCCGGCGTGGTGGACGCCGGCATGACGACGATGGCCAGCATCCACTACAACCTGTTCCTCGGCAGTCTGCTCGAACACGACCACGAGGGACGGGACTTGGGGCCATACCTGCGGATGGAACGCATCGGCACCTTCCTGTGCACCGAGCAGGCACACGGCAACGACGCCCCCCAGTTGGAGACCACCGCGACCCTGGACCGGGCCACGGGCGGATTCGTGCTCACCACACCGACGCGGGGGGCCCGCAAGTGGATGCCCAACACGTCCGTGGCCGGCGGCCCGAAGGACGCCCTGGTGGCCGCCCGTCTGGTGATCGACGGCAAGGACCAGGGCGTCTTTCTCTTCCTGACCTCGCTGACCGACGCCAACGGCCGTCATCTGCCGGGCGTGGAGGTGGAGTTGCTGCCCCAGACGGCCAGCAGCCCGGTCGACCACTGCGCCACCTCCTTCCACGGGGTGCGGCTGCCGCCTACGGCCATGCTTCAGGGCGAACACGGCCGGCTGACGGCCGAGGGTGAACTCGTCTCCTCCCTGGGGAGTCCACGCAAGCGTTTCCTGCGCTCCATCGGCCGCGTCACCATGGGCAAACTGTGCATGAGCGCCTACAGCCTCGGGGTCACGCGGCACGCCTTGGCCGTGGCGATACGCCACGCCCACCAGCGCGTCACCTCGGGCATGACCAGCGGACAGCGTGTGCCGCTGTTCACCCATCGCACCCACCATGCTCCGCTCGTGGAGGCGCTCGCCACGACCTACGCCGCCACCTTGCTGCAGCGCGGAGTCGTTCGGCGGTGGGCGCAGGCGGCGGAAGGTGAGCGGGAGGAGGCCGAGCGGCTCGTGGCCATCGCCAAGGGCTGGATCACCTGGCAGGCCCGGTCCGTGATGACCGAGTGCCGGGAACGCTGCGGCGCACAGGGCCTGTTGCTCTCCAACGGCATCGCGGGTCAGCTCGCGGCCAACGAGGGCACGATCACCGCGGAGGGCGACAACACCGTCATCTGGGTCAAGGCGGCGGGGGAGATGCTGCTGGGCGGTTTCACCCCGCGACCCCTCAGCGAGGTACCCCCGGCCACCCGGTCCCTGCACGATCCGGCCCACCTGCACGACCTGATGGGGGACCTGGAGCGCATACGTCACGAGAGGGCCCGTGTGCGACTGCGCGCGAAACGGGTCGGCTCGCCCCTCGACCGCTGGAACGGCGCCTCCGGCGCAGCGCTGTCCCTGGTCGACGCCCACGTCCACCGGCTGGCCGCCGAGGAACTCCTCGCCGCGGCCGCGCAGGCTGCCGACCCGCAGGTGGGCCTTCTGCTCGACCACCTCCACCGGCTGTTCGCCCTGCGTTACGTGGCCGCGCACAGCGGTGAACTGCTCGCTCACGAGCGGATGACCGCCGAGCAGGTCCGCTACCTGCCGGAGGTGCTGGAGGCCACCATCGCGGCGCTGGCGCCGCACGCCCTGACGCTCACCGATGCCTTCGCCGTGCCGGAGGAGGTCACGGCGCACCATCCCATGCTGCGATCCGAGGTGGTACCGGCGTGACCCTCTCCGGCATGTCCTGACCCGTCGGCAGACATCCGGGGTCGCGGAACACTCCGCGGCCCCGGTCTCATGTTTAAGGCTTGGCTTATATAAGCGGTAGGTGGCATAGTGGATCGCGTGCACGCGTTCGACGTACTCGGGGATCCGGTCAGGCGCCGGATATTGGAGCTGCTCGCCTCCGGGGAGCAGGCGTCGGGCGAGGTCAGTGCCGTGATCCGGGACGAGTTCGGGATCTCCCAGCCGGCCGTCTCGCAGCATCTGAAGGTGCTGCGGGAGAGCGGCTTCGCCTCCGTCCGCGCCGACGGCACTCGGCGGCTGTACGCCGTCGAGACCGCGCCGCTCAGGGAGGTGGACGCCTGGCTGGAGCGCTTCCGGGGTTTCTGGGACCAGCGGCTCGACGCGCTCGGAACGGAGCTCGCGCGGGGAAAGCGCGAGCGCAGGACACAAGGAGAGGTGAGCGGGGATGAGTGAGATCGTCGACGAGATCAACCGTATGCACCGGCGGGTCGGTACCCGGCAGGTCGAGAGCGGCGAGGCCCGGACGGTCCTGCTGCGCCGCACATACGACGCCGAGATCGCCGACGTATGGGACGCGGTGACCTCTCCCGAACGGATCGCGCGCTGGTTCATGCCGGTCAGCGGCGAGCTCAAGGTCGGCGGCCGCTACCAGCTGGAGGGCAACGCCGGCGGCGAGATCCTCGAGTGCGTGGAACCCGAGCGGCTGCGGGTGAGCTGGCTGTACGGCCCCGACCCCGGCTTCAGCGAGGTCGAAGTGCGCCTCACGCCCGAGAACGAGGAGCGCACGGTCCTCGAACTCGAGCACGTGGCCGTCGTACCGGACGACTTCTGGGACCAGTTCGGACCCGGTGCCGTCGGAGTCGGATGGGACCTGGGGCTCCACGGACTCGCCCTGCACCTCGCGGGCGGCGGTCTCAGCAAGGAGGAGGCCGCGACCTGGCACACCACGCCCGAGGGCAGCGCGTTCATCACCGCCTCGGGCGAAGGGTGGGGCGAGGCGTACGCCGCCTCCGGCGCCGACCAGGAGACGGCGACGAGGACGACGGCCGCCACGATCGCGTTCTACACGGGAACGGGCACCTGACGCCGCGGCCCGTGCTCAGGCGGTGCGCAGGGTGCGGCGCGCGAGCTCGTACGCCGGGAGCATCTCCTCGTGCTCCTCGGTGTCGAGCCCGCCGAGGTGCACCACCACCGGCCCGTCCGCGGTGGTGACGGCGAAGGCCCTCTCCTTCTTCGTCTCCTCGAGGAGCTCGCTGGAGTACAGGTACTCGACCTCCACACCGGAGACACCGCCGGACGTGAAGGTGCGGTACTTCTCCTTGGTCACCCCGTCCTCGGCCGCGACGAAGGCTTCCAGCACGGCCCGTGTGCCGGCGTCACCGGATTTCCCGGCCCATACGCGGAGGAAGCCGATGTTGCCCGCGGGCTTCGCGTCGATCTCGCAGGCCAAGGACACGGGCCCCTGGCTCAGAGGCGCCTCCACGGCCTCCGCCTTCCAGCCTTTGGCGATGTCGAAGGTGACGGGCAGCTCGCACGCCGAGCCGGCGGCGCCGATCGTGCCGCCACTGGTCACGGCGGCCGTGTCGTTCGGACCGGACGTCTCCGCCGTCGCCGACGGGCGCGCGGACGCCTTCGAGTCGTCCCCCTCAGCGGCCTCCGAGCAGCCCGTCAGTACACCCGCCAGCAACGCCACATGGGCCATCCGAAGCCATGTGTTCCCCGCCCCGACCAGCATGGCCGTGTCTCCCTCTATTCAGTGGTGGTACTGGAAGGAGTCAGGTTAGGTGGCAGGAATGACGAATCGCGCAGCGAGGGGGGAAGCGTTGTTGACCTTCGAGGACTACTGCGAGGCGATCGTCGCCCAGACCGACCTGCTCGCCCGCCACGTCAAGGGCGCGGACCCGACCGCTCCGGTGCCCACCTGCCCCGGCTGGGACCTCGGCAGGCTGCTGCGGCACGTGGGCGGTGACCACCGGTGGGCGGAGGACATCGTACGGACCCGGACCACCGAGCCGATCGACGACGGCATGGTCAACGACCCGGCCGCCTACGCCCACCTGGACGACTCCGCGCTCGGCGGCTGGCTCGGCGAGGGCGCCACGCGGCTGGCCGGAACCCTGCGGGCCGCCGGACCCGACGTGCCGGTGTGGACGCCCGCCGACGAACAGCTCGTCGAGCAGTCCGCGAGGTTCTGGGCCCGGCGCATGACGTACGAGACCCTGCTGCACCGCGCCGACGCGGCACTCGTGACCGGCGCGGAGTTCGAGGTCGAGGAGTCCCTCGCGGTGGACGCCGTGGAGGAGTGGCTGGAGTTCTCGACCGTCCCCGAGGCCTACGCACCCCTGCCGGGCGTGCCGGAGCTGCTGGGTCCCGGGCGTGCCCTGCGCTTCGACGCGGGGTCGGCGGGGGCGTGGCTGCTCGACCTCTCCGAGGAGCGGCCGGTATGGCGGCGCGGGACCGGCGAGGCATCGGTGAGTGTGCGCGGGCCGGTGACGGACCTCCTCCTGTTCCTCTACGCCCGCCCGGCGCCCGGGGTCGAGACGCGAGGGGACTCGGAGCTGCTGGACCTGTGGCTCGGTCGCACCCGGTTCTGGCTGGAGGCGTAGGTGCGCGAAGGGACCGGTGTGGCCGAAGCCACGTGCCGGAGGAGACCGGAGCCATGTCGTCCTGGCCGGACCGCGGCTACCGTTTCGCGCAGTCCCCTCTCCCACCAGCACCTCGGGCGGCCCGGCAGTGCAAGCAGATCTCTCTCCGGTCATCGCGGCGACGGCCCACTGGCTGACCCGCGCCTTTCCGCCGTCGGGCG
This portion of the Streptomyces canus genome encodes:
- a CDS encoding SpoIIE family protein phosphatase/ATP-binding protein is translated as MVRLPGRSGGGPTRRPGGPRPPQTSAPARDQHEGPLRGSSPTRVERDGARTRRRPGALRAAVGGRSVAGEVFVLQVVIVLLLVVAAVVALVLQVRHDSTVEARNRSVAVAEAFANAPGTVEALSSPDPSAVLQPRAEAARLATDVDFIVVMNTDGIRYTHPKPDRIGKKFVGNFAPALAGRVVTEDITGTIGPLVQAVVPVKADDGKVVGLVSAGITTAKVGGTANQQLPLLLMAAAVGLALATGGTALVSRRLLRQTHGLGPHEMTRMYEHHDAVLHAVREGVLIVGGEGLLLLANDEAHRLLDLPADAEGRHVLDLSLPADTAGLLASGRVATDEVHRVKDRLLAVNQRPTDIQGGPPGSVATLRDSTELRALSGRAEAARERLDMLYDATVGIGTSLDVTRTAEELAELSVPRFADFATVDLFDAVLSGGQPEAATTLRRTALSGIREDAPLFKVGERIPLTDSAPQARGISSGRAVLEPRLAEATGWHAQDRGRSAQVIEYGIHSLIAVPLRVGDLVLGTVSFWRSDKPQPFDTDEVALAEELVTRAAVSIDNARRYTREHTMAVTLQRSLLPRRLPEQDALDIAYKYLPAQAGVGGDWFDVLPLSGARVALVVGDVVGHGLHAAATMGRLRTAVHNFSALDLPPDELLALLDELVARIDQDEAEESGDSPVTGATCLYAVYDPVSRLCTIARAGHPPPALIHPDGSVEYPDVPAGPPLGLGGLPFETADLELAEGSRLVLYTDGLVEDRERDIDVGLELLRTALEQAGPSPEDTCRAVLDARPPARATDDIALIVARTQALAADRIAEWQVPADPAAVSDVRAAVSRQLARWDLDELAFTTELILSELVTNAIRYGGDPIHVRMLYDRTLICEVFDSSSTSPHLRYAAMTDEGGRGLFLVAQLSDRWGTRYTPAGKVIWAEQPLP
- a CDS encoding ornithine cyclodeaminase family protein encodes the protein MTAAEPNTGPPPVAHPLLHITEERTAALVDEDLALEAARAAFAATVGGPVFPALAVHGSDPRNRFSLKPSASATHAGVKIGTYWPGNTDYGLPRHHSTLLLFDQTIGRLAAVLEVGTANAYRTAAADALAVDLLARRDTTILALFGTGHQAAYEVRAVSRVRAVNEVLAVGRTAAHAERTVEALTAQGHEARAVDAEEACARADVIITATTAGADTPPLFEASWVRPGTHLSCMGADAPGKRELPPELFARARVFCDLPEQARRLGECRHAPSGTVLIPLGEVLTGRAEGRTADSDITVFDSSGIGVQDLYLGLALLEKMDISL
- a CDS encoding SpoIIE family protein phosphatase, translating into MTGSVEDAHPTAGRLTALLIDASTEAISAAHGHAGGVYLRSRTPGLLRLAVLSGLPGPLFRPWWRLHADRPFPVADAYRLGVQVVLPNATETMRRYPQFAAGLPFQFGSLYVPVVGGSTTYGVLTVLRPAVTDAAEVLSEHDRVVRLAQELGEALRGLEDAYPDQVAWDGEPVCLRPPTASTSLGRAGRFAWDPETADITLDEDLHTLLGMPPSEFPGTVEAFAEAVAPTDAHRILAGLRDTAAGRPPALPLYLRAEDGALRLLDLWNAYEPPAAPAVRGVVVAPGPGPTADSAADLLPDGVFCVDRLGLVVYANPPAARLLGRPRAELVGRDLWEAVPWLRRPDFEDHLRAALLTPDPVHFHLVRPSAQESETRPTAQSTGPPLSARDAGSPLSAHDAGPPLPAQDTRPPPSAHDAESAQQPYEGDWLALSVHPGPDRLTCTVRPASRVKDSPEGQETAELSETGMSALAPLYRPIALAIALTEAVTARQVSAVVMRELLPAFGGRRLAIYLLQERHLYLEWETGFPKGFLSPFDGVDLGTHLPGVETLTTGRPLFFDSMEQLTATYPGIPLDATEGARAFLPLIASGRAVGSCILGFDRPRSFSTEERTVLTALAGLIAHAMEKAQRYESEAALARGLQQALLPRRLAAHPQLETTGRYLPGTAGMEVGGDWYDVVESGDGLALVIGDVQGHGVQAAATMGQLRSAVRAFALGDRPPDEVMSSTNHLLIDLDPGLFASCCYIRLDPATGVARAARAGHPPPLLRSPDGRTRVLDLPGGVVLGVAPKAPYPVTELQMEPGAILALYTDGLVERPGSDIDEGITALRVALARAGAPAARPGGRFLAGVADRLTATARHALDRPDDIALLLATRRPAPPPGPH
- a CDS encoding helix-turn-helix transcriptional regulator, producing the protein MESRNGAPIVEGVVDGADEHLIGEAEKIAVALGRMFPGLCEVVLHDLRHPRHAIRAIENNLSGRQVGDSVTELGLARIADPEYPSVLQNYPNRFPDGRPVKSTSIGLKNAAGEYIAALCLNLDVSVLSPVTLTLSNLVATDTEHREQPLETLRDRNTRELRHTVEEWAAERAATPRSLSRHDKKALVRQLHQDGYFDSRDAAQTIADLLGVSRATVYNYSK